GTCTTGCCGCTGTGTTTGTTTTGAATGAAGTTCACGGGCGAGCGTTGTTCGATCTGCAGAACCAACAATCCGGTTTCGATGATGGTCATCAGGGTCGAATAACCGGCGAGCCGTTTTTTAACCGCGTCCGCTGCAAGTTCACTGTGCAGCTGCATACGCTCGACACCCTCGGCGGTGTGGTCCAGGCACAACTGAAATGGCACTTGCAGGCGCGTCGTCAGTTCGCTCAGAGAGATAAAGTCAGTGCCGATTCGCAGCAATTTGCCGTGGCGCTGCAACAGTTCGAAGCGTGGGGTGGCAAGCCCGCACGTGCAGGTGCCGGGAAGCCAGCGTCCCGTGTCGCCAATCTCATAGCGCTGCACGCACTGACCACCTTCGCGGGCAATCGAGGTGACCACCAGCCGACCGATTTGATCGTCGACAACCGCTGCATCCTCTTCCAGCGCGACAATTTCCAGTTGCTGGATATCGCTCATCAGATGGAACACGCCATCCGCCGACTCCTTGCAGGCATGGCCAAGCGGGCCGGCATCGACGCTGCCATAAATGGCCGAACGGATAGTCGACACGCCGCAACTGCGCAGCAATTCGCGGTTCTGCTCGCTCGGGTGTTCGCCACCGAATAAAACCTTTTCGACTCCTCCATAAGCGCGCAAACGCTCCTGCTCGTTGAGAAACAGGCGGTGCAGGGTGGCGGGCATTCCCACCAGAACGTTAACCCGTTGATCAATGATCAACCGGGCGATTTCCCGGTAGTCGTCATCTGCCGGGGCAGCCATGGGCAGATGCGTCACCGTCAGCAGTTCGAGCGCCTTGGTGAAACTGAGAAAGCCGCCGTATAGTCCGCCGCAGAAAAACAGGTTCATGACCCGATCCTGCGCCGGATCAAGGCCGGCGGCGAACAGCCCGTCAGCCGTTGCGCGCATCTGACGCTGGAAGTCGTGATAGCTGTAACCGGCAAGGGCCGGCGTACCGCTGCTGCCTCCGGAACGGAAATACAATTGCGTCCGGTCATTGATGGGTTGAGCGATGAACGACTCTTTGTCCATGATCGGACCGCATGGCTTTGCCGGCACTGGCGCGCCATCCAGACTGGCCCGATGCGCCAATTGCGCAGGCGCCAGACTTACCGATACCCGACGACTCAAGCGTTGCAGTGCATAGACGCCGTCATGGGGCTCGCCCTCGTAGCCGTCGTGAATGCCGCTGATCGGTGCGATACGCGTTACACCGGCGTTGATCAGCGTGGAGGTCAGTTCGACGAGGCGCGGTTGCGCGCAGACCAGCGCACAGCTTTGCAATACGTTGCGCCACGGCAGCAGCGTGGCGGTCAGCAGCGCCTGCGGCACCGGATGCAGCATTACGCTGCGAAACAGCGGTGATGGCGCGAGTTGCCGGGCATGCGTCCAGATCACCCGCCAGCCCGAACCGTCCCAGACATGCCCGGTATGGCCGGCAAAACTCTGGCCGAGACGGGCCATCTGCATTTGCGTGGTGATTTGCGACGCCTCCTGCAGCGTCGGCACCAGGGCGGGCCATTGCGCGGTGCGTCGCGCCAACGCTTGTGCCAGACGCTCGCCCACCGTGCGCAATACCTGCGGATCATCGCTATCCACCAGCAGCCATTGTGGGCTCGAACAGGCTTGTTGATCGAGCCGGCAGACCTCATCGGCCAGGGCATCGAGCGCCTGGGGCGTGGCGGCCTCGGGCGTGAGATAGACGAAGCTGATGCGATGGCCCCAGTCGATCCAGCGACAACCCGGCGCGAGCTGCTGCCGAATGGCTTGCAGGGCCGCTTCGCCACCCCACGCGGCGACACCATTGGCCTGTTTGCACAATGAGCCGATCTGTTCGGTGCTGGCAGGTATTACCGCCACGTAACCACCCAGTTGTCCGCTCTCGTCGCATTCGACCAATGCGCACAGCAATTGCGCCGTCAGCCCTTGATCGCTACGGCTGGGGCGCAACCAGTTGATGTTGCCGGCAAGCAGGCTTTCGACCACCGCGCAGAAGGCCAGCAGGGGCGCATTGGCGGGGGTGATGTGCACCACCAGTCCGAGCGGGCGCCAGGCTTCGAAACGCGCGTGGCGATAATCGATGCGCCGCAACGAATCGGCGTCGCTGCCGAGTTCGCGCTGACGCTTGTACGCCAACGCTTCGGGCTGGCAGAAATCGATCAAGGCCTGTCGTTGTGCAGTGTCGAGTGGCAGATCCGTTTGCGCCCCCCGCAGGCGCTCGGCAAAGCGCGCAGCTGCGTTGAATACTGTGGCGCTATCGAGCGTCGTGGGCAGGTGTTGCGGGAGCTGCGGTTGCAGATCCTGCAGCGCAGCCTCAAGGCTGTAGGTCTGGTGCAGTTGTCCATTGAGCAAATACATATCAGTGACTTCCCAGTAATTCGGCGGCAGCCATTGCGCAGCTTCTACCCGCCGTGGTCCCGGCGCGGCCGTGCAGTTCAAACCAGTCGCTGGTCAATCCGCAGCCGCAACTGGCGCCGGGGTGCAGGGTGGCCAGATCGCTCATCACCACGGCGTGGGCGGGGCTGGAGGAGATATAAGGTGAAACGAAGCCGAGCAGGCCTTGCTGGCCATAGGGCAGCAGGGAAAAATCCGCCGGGTCGCGGATCAATACCCGCGAATAGACCGGTACGTGAAAGCGGTGGCGAGCGCATTCGATGTAAGGCACTGCATGCTCGACGGCGCCGTAACCGTCGCGGCAGCGGGCGGGGTCGATGCCCAGTTGCCGGTGAATGTGGGCGTAGAGCTGCTGTTTGGGAATTTCCTGTGCGGCCTGGGTTTTCCAGCCGCCGCCAAAGAACGCCAGTGAACCGGCCGGCAACTGCAGATTTTGTACGCCGGTGTCCTGCATGCGTTGCAGGGTTTGCCAGAGAAATGCCGGAAAGCCGAAAATCCGCACCGGCAAACCCTCTTCAGCGAAGGCCTGCAATGCCGCGATCACTCCGAATACATCGAATTGATGGCCGCTACCGGTGTTGCGCAAGGCGTACACCACGCGATTGACCGGGGCGAACTGACAGAGAAACTGGTCGGTGAATGACGTTCCAAGGGTGATGCGACCCTCGGGTTCGTAGCTGAGCAGCAGGTAGTTGCATGGCGTGTCCGGCGCGTCCCAGCTGTAGTGGCGAAATATCTGCGCGACCATGAATTGCGCGCGCGCCAGGCTGCGCTCGTCGTAGCGCATGCGACTTTTCTGCCCGCTGGTGCCCGACGAAATCAGTTCCAGAGCATCAGTGCCGGTGCTGCTGAGCAGCAGGTGTCGTTTGAAGAAGTTGGCGAATATTGGCGGCAGGCGCGACCAGTCATCCAGGCTGTCGAGATCCTGCGGGGCGAGGCCATTGGCGTCGAGCCAATCGGCGTAACCCGGGGAGTGCTCGCAGTGAAAGCGGCTGATCTCAGCCATCGCCCGATCAAACAGATCGGCCGGGGCAGAATCTGCGCAATAGGGTTGCGTCAACGCGCAAAGGGCGTCGGCATAGGGTAAGTGAGTCATCAATGTTCCTTATTGAGGCGAGGCCACATCCGGCGAGGTGGTTTGCAGTAACCGGTACATCAAGGGCAGGCACATCAGCCCGCCGAACGCGGCCCAGAGCGCGAAATATTCAAGGCGGCTACCGCCACCGATGGTCGCAATCAGCGACCCGCCGAGGCCCATGACGGCAATCGAGATCATGCCGGTCAGCGCCGACACCAGGCCTTTGCTGTCATCACTGGAAAACAGCGCCAGGCGGTACACCGCCGCGTTGCTCATGCCCAGCCCGACGGCGTACAACGCCAGGCTGGCCACCACTGGACCCAGTCCCGCACCGAGCAATGCGCACGCCGCCAACAGCACAAGACCCAGACAGAACGGCCACAGCGCCAGTTGAATCAATTGCTCAAGCGAATGCGTCTGCAGCAATCGGTCGAGAATCAGATTGCCAGCGATGACTGCCGAAAAAACCGGTATCTGCCACAAGCCATATTCCAGCGGCGTCATTTCCAGAACCCGTACCAGCAGCAATGGGGCGAGTCCGATCCACGCGATCAGCGGCAGGCTCATCAAGCCCAGCGCCAGACTGGCAAAGAGGAAGCGCGGATTGGCCAATAGCGCGCCATAGCGCTGAGAAACGAGGCGCCAGGAAAAGGCCACTCTGGCGTTGCGATGACCGTCGCGGCGCTCGACGCCCACCGTTTCCGGCATCCACAGCAACAGGCCGAGCCAGACCAGCGCGGCGGCGCAGCCGAGAAGCAGAAAGATCTGTCGCCAGCTCAGCCATTCCAGCAGCAGAATGCCGAGTAGCGGCCCGAGCAATGGCGACAACAAGGCTACGTTGCCGAGCAGGGCCATGAGCCGTACGGCGTCGGCTTCGCAGAACACCTCCTGCAGCGCCGGATAGCTGACCGCGACGACGAAACCCAGGCCCATGCCTTGCAACAGACGTAACAGGTTGAAGGCTTCAATACTTTGAGTCAGGAATGCCGCCGCGCACGACACACCGAACAGCGCGCTGCCGATCAATAACAGCGGTCGGCGCCCGAACCGGTCGGACAAAGGCCCGAGTAACCACTGCAGGCAGACGCCACCCAACAGGTAAAGATTGAATGCATTGGGAACATGCCGCACGTGCGCCTCGAGCTCGGTTGTGACGTCGAGCATCGCTGGCATGATCACATCGCTGGCCATGTAAGTGAGCAGTTCGAAAGCGGTCAGCGCCAGACAGAAACCGGCTACCTGTCTGGGGCCGATGTTTATAAGTGTTCTCTGCATGAACGTCCCTGTTTACCAGTTGGAAAGTTCGCAGAGCCTAGGCGCAGACGTGCGGAGGACCTAGTCGTTTGCTGCGTCAGCAAATTTCAAAAACTTACGACATGTTTAAAGGATTGGCTGAACGCAAAACATGTTTACCTGGCTTCACTGCGGCGGGAACGACATTATCCCGACAGCCCGGGCGTTGTTGGCAATGGATCAGGCGGGCAGGGCGCGCCTCATGATTGAGCTGCCATGCAGCCAAAATGCTCCGGCGGCTGTAACATGAGGCCCCGTTTGCAGCGGCGGTTCCCGGTAATCCGGACCGCGCATGGAGTGCAGGCGGATACACACCGGATACATTCCAACGTTTCAGGAAAGCCGCAATGACCCAGAAGCAACGCTTGATTTATTCGATTCTGATCGCTCTGTCCGTACTGGCGATCATGCTGGGCCTGTCCTGGCTGCAAAACGCCGGGATGATCACTGAGAAAACCTTCCAGTACGTCGCCATCGGCGTGGCAGTCGTCGTAGTCGTGATCAACGGCGTGATGCGCCGCAAGGTCAAACCCTGACTGCGACAGCCAGGGTCTTCATTCGTTGTTGAGGACCGCTGCCGCCTGTGGGTGCAGGCTATAACTCTTGTCGGCGTTGAAGGTGATCACGCCTTCGGCGCACAAGCGTTTGAGCACTTCGCGGACACTGAGAAAGGACAGCGGGACATCCAGGTCGAGTAGCTGGCTATGGACGCCACGCACGCCCAGACGACGATTGCTCTGTGCCGCCACCAGCAGCGCGTCGATGACTTTCAGACGTATAAGGCTGGTGCGCAGACCGAAACTTTTCAGGAGAACCCGGATACGCTCATTACCCGGACGTTCGCCGCGCGAGGTGAAGTTGCGCGTGTGCGAGCTCCTGGAAACGCCCTGTGGCGTCTGGCTACCGTCCGTTGGTAGGTGCGAGTTGTACATGCGATTACTCCTTTTCAGAGCCAGATCGGGAATGGTTTTGTTGCGCTCTCTAAAC
This genomic interval from Pseudomonas koreensis contains the following:
- a CDS encoding aldehyde dehydrogenase family protein translates to MYLLNGQLHQTYSLEAALQDLQPQLPQHLPTTLDSATVFNAAARFAERLRGAQTDLPLDTAQRQALIDFCQPEALAYKRQRELGSDADSLRRIDYRHARFEAWRPLGLVVHITPANAPLLAFCAVVESLLAGNINWLRPSRSDQGLTAQLLCALVECDESGQLGGYVAVIPASTEQIGSLCKQANGVAAWGGEAALQAIRQQLAPGCRWIDWGHRISFVYLTPEAATPQALDALADEVCRLDQQACSSPQWLLVDSDDPQVLRTVGERLAQALARRTAQWPALVPTLQEASQITTQMQMARLGQSFAGHTGHVWDGSGWRVIWTHARQLAPSPLFRSVMLHPVPQALLTATLLPWRNVLQSCALVCAQPRLVELTSTLINAGVTRIAPISGIHDGYEGEPHDGVYALQRLSRRVSVSLAPAQLAHRASLDGAPVPAKPCGPIMDKESFIAQPINDRTQLYFRSGGSSGTPALAGYSYHDFQRQMRATADGLFAAGLDPAQDRVMNLFFCGGLYGGFLSFTKALELLTVTHLPMAAPADDDYREIARLIIDQRVNVLVGMPATLHRLFLNEQERLRAYGGVEKVLFGGEHPSEQNRELLRSCGVSTIRSAIYGSVDAGPLGHACKESADGVFHLMSDIQQLEIVALEEDAAVVDDQIGRLVVTSIAREGGQCVQRYEIGDTGRWLPGTCTCGLATPRFELLQRHGKLLRIGTDFISLSELTTRLQVPFQLCLDHTAEGVERMQLHSELAADAVKKRLAGYSTLMTIIETGLLVLQIEQRSPVNFIQNKHSGKTPLVIDSRR
- a CDS encoding acyl-protein synthase: MTHLPYADALCALTQPYCADSAPADLFDRAMAEISRFHCEHSPGYADWLDANGLAPQDLDSLDDWSRLPPIFANFFKRHLLLSSTGTDALELISSGTSGQKSRMRYDERSLARAQFMVAQIFRHYSWDAPDTPCNYLLLSYEPEGRITLGTSFTDQFLCQFAPVNRVVYALRNTGSGHQFDVFGVIAALQAFAEEGLPVRIFGFPAFLWQTLQRMQDTGVQNLQLPAGSLAFFGGGWKTQAAQEIPKQQLYAHIHRQLGIDPARCRDGYGAVEHAVPYIECARHRFHVPVYSRVLIRDPADFSLLPYGQQGLLGFVSPYISSSPAHAVVMSDLATLHPGASCGCGLTSDWFELHGRAGTTAGRSCAMAAAELLGSH
- a CDS encoding MFS transporter, with the protein product MQRTLINIGPRQVAGFCLALTAFELLTYMASDVIMPAMLDVTTELEAHVRHVPNAFNLYLLGGVCLQWLLGPLSDRFGRRPLLLIGSALFGVSCAAAFLTQSIEAFNLLRLLQGMGLGFVVAVSYPALQEVFCEADAVRLMALLGNVALLSPLLGPLLGILLLEWLSWRQIFLLLGCAAALVWLGLLLWMPETVGVERRDGHRNARVAFSWRLVSQRYGALLANPRFLFASLALGLMSLPLIAWIGLAPLLLVRVLEMTPLEYGLWQIPVFSAVIAGNLILDRLLQTHSLEQLIQLALWPFCLGLVLLAACALLGAGLGPVVASLALYAVGLGMSNAAVYRLALFSSDDSKGLVSALTGMISIAVMGLGGSLIATIGGGSRLEYFALWAAFGGLMCLPLMYRLLQTTSPDVASPQ
- a CDS encoding fe2+ zn2+ uptake regulation protein encodes the protein MYNSHLPTDGSQTPQGVSRSSHTRNFTSRGERPGNERIRVLLKSFGLRTSLIRLKVIDALLVAAQSNRRLGVRGVHSQLLDLDVPLSFLSVREVLKRLCAEGVITFNADKSYSLHPQAAAVLNNE